The following are encoded in a window of Halosolutus halophilus genomic DNA:
- the trpE gene encoding anthranilate synthase component I, translated as MSGLTPPTLDVDRDAFRDHAGSSDERPAVVRAVATLDLDTSPLAAYAALTGRSNGSDRDRSSYAFLLESAEKTASSDPDGAFRPSSADAERHARFSYVGYDPEAAVTVGPDGTTVEALSEGAPVDLIEPAVDGDTVDALRGALPDVRLPNLPEHDRQHLEGGLVGFLAYDAVYDLWLEEVGLERPESRFPDAQFVLNTKTLAFDELEGTISLVFTPVLDADDDPDAVYDELRSEAAAVAETLREADPPETGGFDRESEDAGPKAEYEESVRRAKEHVLDGDIYQGVVSRTRELYGEIDPIGFYEAMRDVNPSPYMYLLDHDDLTVVGASPETLVSVRGREVMANPIAGTCDRGTSPVEDRRLAGEMLADEKERAEHTMLVDLARNDVRRVSEPGTVRVDEFMNVLKYSHVQHIESTVTGELSADADAFDATRASFPAGTLSGAPKIRAMEIIHDLEAEPRGLYGGGVGYYSWCGDADFAIVIRTATVETGGERDRITVQAGAGLVADSDPTAEYEETEKKMGGVLAALEKIETPADDASPTDEAEPTPEVSR; from the coding sequence ATGAGCGGCCTCACACCGCCGACGCTGGACGTCGATCGAGACGCGTTCCGCGACCACGCCGGCAGCAGCGACGAGCGACCGGCGGTCGTTCGCGCCGTCGCCACGCTCGACCTCGATACGTCGCCGCTGGCCGCCTACGCCGCGCTCACCGGCCGATCGAACGGAAGCGACCGCGACCGATCGTCGTACGCGTTCCTGCTCGAGAGCGCCGAGAAGACGGCCTCGAGCGATCCCGACGGCGCGTTCCGTCCCAGTTCTGCCGACGCCGAACGCCACGCCCGTTTCTCCTACGTCGGTTACGATCCCGAGGCCGCGGTGACGGTCGGCCCCGATGGAACGACCGTCGAGGCCCTCTCCGAGGGCGCCCCGGTCGATCTGATCGAACCGGCCGTCGACGGCGACACCGTCGACGCGCTTCGAGGTGCGCTCCCGGACGTCCGACTCCCCAACCTACCGGAGCACGATCGCCAGCACCTCGAAGGCGGCCTCGTCGGCTTCCTCGCCTACGACGCCGTCTACGACCTCTGGCTCGAGGAGGTCGGACTCGAGCGACCCGAGTCGCGGTTCCCGGACGCCCAGTTCGTCCTGAACACGAAGACCCTCGCGTTCGACGAACTCGAGGGGACGATCTCGCTCGTCTTCACGCCGGTCCTCGACGCCGACGACGATCCAGACGCGGTCTACGACGAACTCCGATCGGAAGCCGCCGCGGTCGCGGAGACGCTCCGCGAGGCGGACCCCCCGGAAACCGGAGGATTCGATCGGGAATCCGAGGACGCCGGGCCGAAAGCCGAGTACGAGGAGAGCGTCCGGCGCGCGAAAGAACACGTCCTCGACGGCGACATCTACCAGGGCGTCGTCTCGCGGACGCGGGAACTCTACGGCGAGATCGATCCGATCGGCTTCTACGAGGCCATGCGCGACGTGAACCCGTCGCCGTACATGTACCTGCTGGACCACGACGACCTCACCGTCGTCGGGGCGAGTCCCGAGACGCTGGTCTCCGTTCGCGGGCGCGAGGTCATGGCGAATCCGATCGCCGGCACCTGCGATCGGGGAACGAGTCCCGTCGAGGACCGCCGACTCGCGGGCGAGATGCTGGCCGACGAGAAGGAACGTGCCGAACACACGATGCTGGTCGACCTCGCTCGAAACGACGTGCGTCGCGTATCCGAACCCGGAACCGTCAGGGTCGACGAGTTCATGAACGTCCTGAAGTACAGCCACGTCCAGCACATCGAGTCGACGGTGACGGGCGAACTGTCGGCCGACGCGGACGCCTTCGACGCGACTCGCGCGTCGTTCCCCGCCGGGACGCTCTCGGGCGCGCCCAAGATCCGAGCCATGGAGATCATCCACGACCTGGAAGCCGAGCCGCGGGGGCTCTACGGCGGCGGCGTCGGCTACTACTCGTGGTGTGGCGATGCGGACTTCGCGATCGTAATCAGGACCGCCACGGTAGAAACCGGTGGTGAGCGGGACCGGATCACGGTCCAGGCCGGTGCAGGCCTGGTCGCCGACAGCGATCCGACCGCCGAGTACGAAGAGACCGAGAAGAAGATGGGCGGCGTCCTCGCGGCGCTCGAGAAGATCGAGACACCGGCCGACGACGCGAGTCCGACCGACGAAGCCGAACCGACCCCGGAGGTGAGCCGATGA
- a CDS encoding phosphoribosylanthranilate isomerase — translation MTRVKICGLTTEDDLETAIVAGADAVGIICDVPVDTPREVSTERAAALAAAVPPFVTSVLVTMPDTPADAIDLVEAVEPDAVQIHGGIRLGDLAYLRAAVDAGILLAIDADDAATAERYDEVADALLVDTTSDDGGGGTGETHDWNRTRIVATDLDSPLILAGGLTPDNVAEAVRAVDPFAVDVASGVEAEGGVKDAAAVRSFVERATTAHRSVHPES, via the coding sequence ATGACCCGCGTGAAGATCTGCGGACTGACGACCGAGGACGACCTCGAGACGGCGATCGTCGCCGGTGCCGACGCCGTCGGCATCATCTGTGACGTTCCGGTCGACACCCCACGGGAGGTCTCGACGGAGCGCGCCGCGGCGCTCGCGGCGGCCGTTCCGCCGTTCGTCACGAGCGTGCTGGTGACGATGCCGGACACGCCCGCGGACGCGATCGATCTCGTGGAGGCAGTCGAGCCCGACGCGGTCCAGATCCACGGCGGGATTCGCCTCGGCGACCTCGCCTATCTCCGTGCCGCCGTCGACGCCGGGATCCTGCTCGCGATCGACGCCGACGACGCCGCCACGGCCGAACGGTACGACGAGGTCGCCGACGCCCTCCTCGTCGACACGACGAGCGACGATGGCGGTGGCGGGACCGGCGAAACGCACGACTGGAATCGCACCCGGATCGTTGCCACCGACCTCGATTCGCCACTGATCCTCGCCGGGGGCCTCACCCCCGACAACGTCGCAGAAGCCGTCCGGGCCGTCGACCCGTTCGCCGTCGACGTCGCGAGCGGCGTCGAGGCCGAGGGTGGCGTCAAGGACGCTGCCGCCGTACGATCGTTCGTCGAACGGGCGACGACCGCCCACCGATCGGTACACCCGGAATCATGA
- the trpD gene encoding anthranilate phosphoribosyltransferase produces MQEYVKRVTDGEDLSQADARAASTAVFEDATEAQIGALLAALRTKGETEAEIAGFAEGMRAAARTIDPDREPLVDTCGTGGDDYDTINVSTTSAIVAAGAGVPVAKHGNYSVSSTSGSSDVLAELGVTLDAEPPAVEASIEDRGIGYMHAPAFHPAMKAVIGPRRELEMRTIFNVLGPLTNPAGANTQVVGVYDPDLAHVLANALARMDTERALVVHGSGTDEIAIHGETTVAEVDGEDVEEYSLEPADIGLPEHDVADIAGGAPAENAADLRGIVEGDVTGAKRDVILANAGAAIYVAGKADSLEAGADAAREAIESGDAASTLDRLRTAQEPETAEVDGR; encoded by the coding sequence ATGCAGGAGTACGTCAAACGGGTTACCGACGGAGAGGACCTTTCACAGGCGGACGCTCGCGCGGCCTCGACGGCCGTCTTCGAGGACGCGACGGAGGCACAGATCGGAGCGCTGCTGGCGGCACTGCGCACGAAAGGCGAGACCGAGGCCGAGATCGCCGGCTTCGCCGAGGGCATGCGCGCGGCCGCCCGGACGATCGATCCCGATCGGGAGCCGCTGGTCGACACCTGCGGCACGGGCGGTGACGACTACGACACGATCAACGTCTCGACGACGAGCGCGATAGTCGCCGCCGGGGCAGGGGTGCCGGTCGCCAAGCACGGAAACTACTCGGTCTCCTCGACGTCGGGGAGTTCAGACGTGCTCGCGGAACTCGGCGTCACGCTCGACGCCGAACCGCCGGCCGTCGAGGCGTCGATCGAGGACCGCGGCATCGGTTACATGCACGCGCCCGCGTTCCACCCCGCGATGAAGGCCGTCATCGGCCCCCGTCGCGAACTCGAGATGCGGACGATCTTCAACGTGCTCGGTCCGCTGACGAACCCCGCAGGTGCGAACACACAGGTCGTCGGGGTCTACGATCCCGACCTCGCACACGTCCTCGCGAACGCCCTCGCGCGAATGGACACGGAGCGCGCGCTGGTCGTCCACGGTTCCGGAACCGACGAAATCGCCATTCACGGGGAGACGACCGTCGCGGAAGTCGACGGCGAGGACGTCGAGGAGTACAGCCTCGAACCGGCCGACATCGGACTCCCGGAACACGACGTCGCGGATATCGCGGGCGGAGCGCCGGCGGAGAACGCGGCGGACCTCCGCGGCATCGTCGAGGGCGACGTCACCGGCGCGAAACGCGACGTCATTCTCGCGAACGCGGGCGCGGCGATCTACGTCGCGGGGAAGGCCGACTCGCTCGAAGCGGGTGCCGACGCCGCACGCGAGGCGATCGAGTCCGGAGACGCAGCGAGCACGCTCGACCGGCTCCGGACGGCACAGGAGCCGGAGACGGCGGAAGTGGACGGACGATGA
- a CDS encoding DsbA family protein, translating into MRREPRTSRRTVLTATGTLSLFGITGVVAGGSSSTVANAPVPENADANTYPTMGTDSDAPTATIYGNYKCPYTRDFVFGNLEAIVEEFVEPGRLNLEFYNLAYEPGDTSEYYISSSDPRLAAVGVGVWNEDPDNYWGFHRETFADMPSGTVDYDELEERVRSAGVSNAEAIVDRARAGEYDDEIERVATTAADDGVAFTPTMELAGDTTAPHHERDAILDWIERRLGDDDEEQDSDDEEQDSETGDSVDAEEGTEDEAETEDDPDEEDEATDDSDGESEDDEFVWVTEPAESDSGGETGIGTEDDC; encoded by the coding sequence ATGCGTCGTGAGCCACGAACGTCACGCCGTACCGTACTGACAGCCACTGGAACGCTTTCCCTGTTCGGGATCACCGGCGTCGTCGCCGGCGGGTCTTCGTCGACGGTCGCGAACGCGCCGGTGCCGGAGAATGCGGACGCGAACACGTACCCGACGATGGGGACCGACAGCGACGCCCCGACGGCGACGATTTATGGAAATTACAAGTGTCCCTATACGCGGGACTTCGTCTTCGGGAACCTCGAGGCGATCGTCGAGGAGTTCGTCGAACCGGGACGGCTCAACCTCGAGTTCTACAACCTGGCCTACGAACCGGGTGACACGTCGGAGTACTACATCTCCAGTAGCGATCCGCGCCTCGCGGCCGTCGGTGTCGGTGTCTGGAACGAGGACCCGGACAACTACTGGGGGTTCCACCGCGAAACGTTCGCCGACATGCCGAGTGGGACCGTCGACTACGACGAACTCGAGGAGCGAGTCCGGTCGGCGGGCGTCTCCAACGCCGAGGCGATCGTCGATCGCGCTCGAGCGGGGGAGTACGACGACGAGATCGAACGGGTCGCCACAACGGCGGCCGACGACGGCGTCGCGTTCACCCCGACGATGGAACTCGCCGGCGACACGACTGCGCCACATCACGAACGAGACGCCATTCTCGACTGGATCGAGCGTCGTCTCGGGGACGACGACGAAGAACAAGACTCCGATGACGAAGAGCAGGACTCCGAGACCGGCGACTCCGTCGACGCCGAAGAAGGAACCGAGGACGAAGCCGAGACGGAAGACGACCCCGACGAGGAAGACGAAGCGACGGACGATAGTGATGGAGAGAGTGAAGACGACGAATTCGTGTGGGTCACGGAACCCGCGGAATCGGATTCCGGCGGTGAGACCGGGATCGGCACCGAGGATGACTGTTAG